In Mesoplasma florum L1, the DNA window AGTGGAACATATTTAGCAGTTTCAAGTTCTTTTGCGATTTTTAATAATAATTCATCAACATTATCTTTTAATAATCCTGATACAAAAACAACTTTTTTATCTTTGAAATATTTTTTTATGTCTTCTTCCATCATATTTAATTGTGCTTCATCTGTATCCATTTTATTAGCAACAATTATTTCTGGTCTTTCATCCAGTTTATAATTATATTTTACTAATTCACTTCTTATTAATTCATAGTTTTTGATTACATCTTCTTGACCATAATTTCCACTCATATCTAAAACATGGCATATAACTCTACATCTTTCAATATGTTTTAAAAATTGATGACCTAATCCTTTTCCTAAACTAGCTCCTTCAATTAAACCTGGTAAATCTGCAACAACAAATGTTGAACCATCTTTAGCTCTTGAAACTCCTAATTGAGGATTTAAAGTTGTAAAAGCATAGTCAGCAACTTCAGGTTTTGAATTTGAAATTGCTCTAAGTAAAGTTGATTTACCAGCATTGGGCAATCCAACAAAACCTACATCAGCTAAAACTTTTAATTCAGCTTTAACTTCATAAAATTGTCCTATTTCACCAGCTTCAAATATGGTTGGAGCTTTATTTCTTGAGTTTGCAAATCTTGCGTTCCCTTTTCCACCTTTTCCACCTTTAGCAACTAAGACTTGTTTTTTATCTTCATCCATGTCAGCTAAAATTGTTCCAGTTTTATTTTCTATAATCAATGTACCCACGGGAACTCGAACGATAAGATCTTTACCTTGAGCACCATGCATATTTTTTATATCACCTTTAAATCCATCTTGTGCACTAAGTTGTTTTTGAAGTTTTAAATCTAAAAGAGAATGTTTTCCACCATCAGCTTCAAATATTACACTTCCACCATTTCCACCATCTCCACCGTTTGGACCACCATTAGGTACGAAAAGCGCAGTATGAAAACTAACTGCTCCATTCCCTCCATTACCGGCTTTAATAGTAAACTTAGCTGTATCAATAAATTTCATATTTTCCAGCTCCTTTCTTTCTACTTTATCAAATCATTTGATTTCAACATTCATCACATAAGAATGTTGGTTCTTGATTATCAAAATTAATATCCTCGAATTTTTGTCATTCTTGGATAGGTTTTTCAACTAATTTTTCAACTTCACTATCTGTTAGGTTTTTTCCTTGTTCTTTAATTAAACTCCCAATTGGTTTTGGATGATCTTTCAAAACAAAACTAATTTGTGGTTCATAGCAAAGAGAACATCCAATACCAAAAGCTTGTATCATTACATCATTAAAATCATTAAACTCGACATAATTATCTTTATTAAAGTTTATCTTATTGTTCATAACCTTTAATCTCCTTTAATATTTCATGAGCTTTATCTTCATCAAAATTAAATCATTGTTTAATATAAGAC includes these proteins:
- the obgE gene encoding GTPase ObgE is translated as MKFIDTAKFTIKAGNGGNGAVSFHTALFVPNGGPNGGDGGNGGSVIFEADGGKHSLLDLKLQKQLSAQDGFKGDIKNMHGAQGKDLIVRVPVGTLIIENKTGTILADMDEDKKQVLVAKGGKGGKGNARFANSRNKAPTIFEAGEIGQFYEVKAELKVLADVGFVGLPNAGKSTLLRAISNSKPEVADYAFTTLNPQLGVSRAKDGSTFVVADLPGLIEGASLGKGLGHQFLKHIERCRVICHVLDMSGNYGQEDVIKNYELIRSELVKYNYKLDERPEIIVANKMDTDEAQLNMMEEDIKKYFKDKKVVFVSGLLKDNVDELLLKIAKELETAKYVPLWEMEQDIYEGIKVYRLEEDEEDIQIINKGNGRWEVAGDTIYKIYQKFPITTDDNLLLFNEKLKKSGVYDMLRERGVGAGDIVKVFEYELEWMD